Proteins encoded within one genomic window of Clupea harengus chromosome 10, Ch_v2.0.2, whole genome shotgun sequence:
- the zgc:92591 gene encoding zgc:92591, with protein sequence MSDDATKKRGKVSGKSTKRKSKRRETYAVYIYKVLKQVHPDTGISSRAMSIMNSFVNDVFERIATEASRLTQYNKRSTITSREVQTAVRLLLPGELAKHAVSEGTKAVTKYTSSK encoded by the exons ATGAGTGATGATGCAACCAAAAAACGAGGAAAGGTCAGCGGGAAgtcaacaaaaagaaaatctaaGAGGAGGGAGACCTATGCGGTTTACATCTATAAGGTTTTGAAACAG GTTCATCCCGACACCGGTATCTCGAGCAGAGCAATGAGCATCATGAATTCTTTTGTCAATGATGTCTTCGAGAGAATTGCGACAGAGGCGTCCCGACTGACCCAGTACAACAAACGCTCAACCATAACCAGCCGAGAGGTGCAAACGGCCGTTCGTCTGCTGTTGCCTGGAGAGCTGGCAAAGCATGCCGTGTCCGAAGGGACTAAGGCGGTTACCAAGTACACTAGTTCAAAGTGA